In Lacrimispora indolis DSM 755, a genomic segment contains:
- a CDS encoding ParA family protein, producing MGRIIAIANQKGGVGKTTTAINLSACLAESRQRVLAVDFDPQGNETSGLGIEKSSIERTVYDLLVGECEIEECLITNVQENLDLLPSNVDLAGAEIELLEIENKETLLKTYLEKIKKHYDFIIIDCPPSLNLLTINALTAANTVLVPIQCEYYALEGLSQVLKTVNLVKKKLNPALEMEGVVFTMYDARTNLSLEVVESVKNNLNQNIYKTIIPRNVRLAEAPSHGMPINLYDSRSAGAESYRLLAAEVISRGEEI from the coding sequence ATGGGAAGAATCATTGCGATAGCAAACCAGAAGGGCGGAGTCGGTAAAACGACAACTGCGATCAATCTATCTGCTTGTCTTGCGGAATCCAGACAACGGGTATTGGCTGTGGATTTTGATCCACAGGGAAATGAAACCAGCGGACTGGGAATTGAAAAAAGCTCCATTGAACGAACGGTTTACGATTTGCTGGTAGGAGAGTGTGAAATTGAAGAATGTCTGATTACCAATGTTCAGGAAAATCTGGATTTACTTCCTTCTAACGTGGATTTAGCGGGAGCAGAGATTGAATTATTGGAAATTGAAAACAAGGAAACACTCCTCAAAACATATCTTGAAAAAATCAAGAAACACTATGATTTTATTATCATAGATTGTCCTCCGTCATTGAATCTATTGACAATTAATGCCTTAACAGCCGCAAACACCGTATTGGTGCCAATTCAATGTGAATATTATGCATTAGAGGGATTAAGCCAGGTATTGAAGACCGTAAATCTGGTGAAAAAGAAGCTGAATCCTGCTCTGGAAATGGAGGGTGTAGTTTTCACCATGTACGATGCCAGGACAAACCTTTCCCTGGAAGTTGTAGAAAGTGTTAAAAATAATTTAAACCAGAATATCTATAAAACCATTATACCCAGAAATGTCAGACTGGCAGAGGCTCCCAGCCATGGAATGCCGATTAATTTATATGATTCCAGATCAGCAGGAGCGGAAAGCTACCGGTTACTGGCGGCAGAAGTAATAAGCAGAGGAGAAGAAATATAA
- a CDS encoding ParB/RepB/Spo0J family partition protein produces the protein MAKRTGLGKGLGAIFGDEVMESAAEEQEMKNRSKPEKTMEKKESGEEELETGKGMFLKISSIEPNQHQPRMDFREESLMELAESMKEYGVLQPLLVQKKGDFYEIIAGERRWRAAKLAGLKEVPVVIREYTKQQSMEIALIENVQREDLNPIEEAKAYQRLMQEFGLKQEEIAARVAKNRVTITNSMRLLKLEKRVQDMLIENQITGGHARALLAVDDPELQFQIAGRIVAENLSVREVEKLVKSISKKKEPKEKKEEDESIFLIFRELENRMKTAMGTKVSINRKDRNKGRVEIEYYSEAELERIVELIESIR, from the coding sequence ATGGCAAAGAGAACGGGTTTAGGAAAAGGCCTTGGAGCAATTTTTGGAGATGAAGTAATGGAGTCTGCGGCAGAGGAACAGGAGATGAAAAACCGTTCGAAGCCGGAAAAAACAATGGAAAAAAAAGAATCAGGTGAAGAGGAACTGGAAACAGGAAAAGGGATGTTCCTTAAAATATCTTCAATTGAACCGAATCAACATCAGCCCAGAATGGACTTTCGTGAGGAATCCCTCATGGAATTAGCGGAATCCATGAAGGAATACGGTGTTTTACAGCCCCTTTTAGTACAAAAAAAGGGGGATTTCTATGAAATCATCGCAGGTGAGCGAAGATGGAGAGCGGCAAAGCTGGCAGGTCTGAAGGAAGTGCCTGTGGTGATTCGGGAATATACGAAACAGCAATCAATGGAGATCGCATTGATTGAAAACGTGCAGAGAGAGGATTTAAATCCCATTGAAGAAGCCAAGGCTTATCAAAGGCTGATGCAGGAATTTGGATTAAAGCAGGAAGAAATCGCAGCCAGGGTGGCGAAAAACAGGGTGACCATCACTAACAGCATGCGTTTATTAAAGCTGGAAAAAAGAGTCCAGGATATGCTGATTGAAAATCAGATCACAGGAGGACATGCCAGGGCACTTCTGGCTGTTGATGATCCGGAATTACAATTCCAGATTGCAGGAAGAATTGTTGCTGAAAATTTAAGCGTCCGTGAAGTGGAAAAGCTTGTTAAATCCATATCAAAGAAAAAAGAGCCAAAGGAAAAAAAGGAAGAGGATGAGAGCATTTTCCTGATTTTCAGAGAATTGGAAAACCGCATGAAAACTGCCATGGGAACAAAGGTAAGCATTAATCGGAAAGATAGAAACAAAGGAAGAGTGGAAATTGAGTACTATTCTGAGGCAGAATTGGAAAGAATAGTAGAGTTGATAGAATCCATAAGATAA
- a CDS encoding DUF4446 family protein, giving the protein MDNSILNQLSVDPAYLIIGLAVLTIILLIVVIICLVQMRKLYRRYDYFMRGKDAETLEDIIMEQMEDIAELKSEDRANKDSLRNTNKNYRSAFQKFGLIKYNAFKGMGGNLSFAMAILDYTNSGFVLNSVHSREGCYVYIKEVERGETDVLLGSEEKDALEQALGYHS; this is encoded by the coding sequence ATGGACAACAGTATATTGAATCAGTTATCGGTTGATCCTGCTTATTTGATTATTGGATTAGCTGTGCTTACCATCATATTGCTGATCGTTGTAATCATATGTCTGGTTCAGATGAGAAAGCTGTATCGCAGATACGACTATTTTATGAGGGGAAAAGATGCGGAAACTCTGGAAGACATTATTATGGAGCAAATGGAGGATATTGCGGAATTAAAGTCAGAAGACCGGGCCAATAAGGATTCTCTTCGCAATACCAACAAAAATTACAGAAGCGCTTTCCAGAAATTCGGACTTATAAAATATAATGCGTTTAAAGGGATGGGCGGAAACCTAAGTTTTGCAATGGCAATCCTTGATTATACAAATTCAGGTTTTGTATTGAATTCCGTGCACAGCCGGGAAGGCTGTTATGTATACATCAAGGAAGTGGAAAGAGGAGAAACAGATGTCTTGCTGGGAAGCGAAGAAAAGGATGCTTTGGAGCAGGCATTAGGTTATCATTCATAA
- the coaW gene encoding type II pantothenate kinase, which produces MKITIGIDLGGSTTKIVGFQNNKLKIPTFVKADNPIASLFGALGKFIYENNIQLSEIEKIMITGVGSAYVEQPLYGIPTYKVNEFTCNGLGGQYFTGLNDLIVVSMGTGTSLVQVNGDKIIHTGGIGIGGGTILGLSSLLLKTQDISQIMELASRGNISNIDLQIQDISKAPLPGLPLSATASNFGKVRNLVSDEDIAVGIINMVLQVIGKSAILSSLNSNITNFVMTGNLAKFPQCKGIFQSLETMFHVHFIIPDQAEYGTAIGAALTEEHHMEMRQILYPEEKTQS; this is translated from the coding sequence ATGAAAATTACGATAGGGATTGATCTTGGAGGAAGCACCACTAAAATTGTAGGATTTCAGAACAATAAATTAAAAATTCCTACTTTTGTCAAAGCTGATAACCCCATTGCTTCTCTCTTTGGAGCTCTTGGAAAATTCATATATGAAAATAACATTCAGTTAAGCGAAATTGAAAAAATCATGATCACAGGAGTTGGCAGCGCTTACGTGGAGCAGCCTTTGTATGGGATTCCTACTTATAAAGTAAACGAATTTACCTGCAATGGTCTGGGAGGACAATACTTTACAGGGCTTAATGATTTGATCGTCGTAAGCATGGGAACAGGAACCTCTCTCGTTCAGGTAAACGGAGATAAAATCATTCACACCGGCGGGATCGGCATTGGCGGAGGGACCATCCTGGGCCTTTCAAGCCTCCTGCTAAAGACCCAGGATATTTCCCAGATCATGGAGCTGGCAAGCCGGGGAAACATAAGCAACATTGACTTACAGATACAGGATATTTCTAAAGCGCCTCTTCCCGGCCTTCCTCTCTCTGCCACAGCCTCTAATTTCGGCAAGGTACGAAATCTTGTGTCTGATGAAGACATTGCCGTGGGAATTATTAATATGGTGCTTCAGGTCATTGGTAAATCTGCTATTTTATCTTCCTTAAACAGCAATATCACCAACTTTGTCATGACAGGAAATCTTGCAAAATTTCCTCAGTGCAAAGGTATTTTCCAGTCCCTTGAAACCATGTTTCACGTCCATTTCATCATACCGGACCAGGCGGAATACGGTACTGCAATCGGAGCTGCCCTAACAGAAGAACACCATATGGAAATGAGACAGATTTTATATCCAGAGGAAAAAACACAATCATAA
- the adhE gene encoding bifunctional acetaldehyde-CoA/alcohol dehydrogenase, with translation MAKKEEQVKVPQIIDSVDALIAKMEAMREAQRVFATFTQEQVDKIFYEAASAANKLRIPLAKMAVEETGMGVVEDKVIKNNYAAEYIYNTFKETKTCGVIEEDQAYGIKKIAEPIGLVAAVIPTTNPTSTAIFKTLISLKTRNAIMISPHPRAKNSTIAAAKVVLDAAVKAGAPEGIIGWIDVPSLELTNEVMRSADIILATGGPGMVKAAYSSGKPALGVGAGNTPVIIDDTADIKMAVSSIIHSKTFDNGMICASEQSVTVLETIYDAVKKEFAARGCYFLKGDELDKVRKTIIINGALNAKIVGQKACTIAKLAGVQVPEDAKILIGEVENVHIEEEFAHEKLSPVLAMYKAKTFDEAIEKAEQLVADGGYGHTSSLYVNVNEKEKMAKHAAAMKTCRILVNTPSSHGGIGDIYNFKLQPSLTLGCGSWGGNSVSENVGVKHLLNIKTVAERRENMLWFRNPEKVYFKKGCMPVALSELKDVYNKKRAFVVTDSFLYMNGYTKPITDKLDEMGIVYTVFSDVQPDPTLANAQAGAAAMKAFQPDTIIALGGGSAMDAAKIMWVMYEHPEVDFQDMAMRFMDIRKRVYTFPKMGEKAYFVAIPTSSGTGSEVTSFAVITDQETGVKYPLADYELMPDMAIVDADNMMSQPRGLTSASGIDVMTHALEAYASVMASDYTDGLALKAMKNVFDYLPTAYNDGTNVEARCKMADASCMAGMAFNNAFLGVCHSMAHKLGAYHHLPHGVANALLITLVMEFNACEVPTKMGTFPQYEYPHTLARYAECARFCGVEGKDDAELLKKLIVKIEELKKAVGIKASIKEYGIDEKHFLDTLDEMVENAFDDQCTGANPRYPLMSEIKEMYLKAYYGK, from the coding sequence ATGGCAAAGAAAGAAGAACAGGTAAAGGTTCCCCAGATCATTGACAGCGTAGATGCCTTGATCGCAAAAATGGAAGCCATGAGAGAGGCTCAGAGAGTATTTGCTACCTTCACCCAGGAACAGGTAGATAAGATCTTTTATGAGGCAGCAAGTGCTGCCAATAAACTGAGAATTCCTCTTGCAAAAATGGCTGTAGAAGAGACCGGCATGGGTGTTGTGGAAGACAAGGTCATTAAGAACAACTATGCTGCAGAATATATTTATAATACATTTAAAGAAACCAAGACCTGCGGTGTAATCGAAGAAGATCAGGCATATGGCATTAAGAAGATTGCAGAGCCGATCGGTCTGGTTGCAGCGGTAATCCCTACCACGAACCCGACTTCAACTGCTATTTTCAAAACCCTTATCAGCTTAAAGACCAGAAATGCCATCATGATTTCCCCTCATCCCCGTGCAAAGAATTCTACCATTGCGGCTGCAAAAGTGGTTCTTGATGCTGCTGTCAAGGCAGGCGCACCGGAAGGGATCATCGGCTGGATCGACGTTCCTTCCTTAGAACTGACCAATGAGGTCATGAGAAGTGCTGATATAATCCTGGCAACCGGCGGCCCCGGAATGGTGAAGGCTGCTTATTCTTCCGGAAAACCAGCCCTTGGCGTTGGTGCAGGAAATACCCCTGTTATCATTGATGATACGGCTGATATTAAGATGGCAGTCAGCTCCATCATTCATTCTAAAACCTTTGACAACGGTATGATCTGTGCTTCCGAGCAGTCTGTAACCGTTCTTGAAACTATTTATGATGCAGTTAAAAAAGAATTTGCGGCCAGAGGATGTTATTTCTTAAAGGGTGATGAACTGGATAAGGTTCGTAAGACCATCATCATCAACGGCGCGTTAAACGCCAAGATCGTAGGCCAGAAAGCCTGCACAATTGCAAAGCTTGCAGGAGTTCAGGTTCCGGAAGATGCAAAGATTCTGATCGGTGAGGTTGAGAACGTTCACATTGAGGAAGAGTTTGCACATGAAAAACTGTCTCCGGTTCTGGCAATGTATAAGGCCAAGACCTTTGATGAGGCCATTGAGAAGGCGGAGCAGCTGGTTGCTGACGGCGGTTACGGACATACATCCTCTCTCTATGTAAATGTAAATGAAAAGGAGAAGATGGCAAAGCACGCTGCGGCTATGAAGACCTGCCGTATCTTAGTGAATACCCCATCCTCCCACGGCGGCATCGGTGATATTTATAACTTCAAGCTGCAGCCATCCCTGACCTTAGGCTGCGGTTCCTGGGGCGGAAACTCTGTTTCTGAAAACGTTGGGGTAAAGCATTTGCTGAACATTAAGACCGTTGCTGAGAGGAGAGAGAACATGCTGTGGTTCAGAAATCCGGAGAAGGTTTACTTTAAAAAAGGCTGTATGCCTGTCGCACTTAGCGAATTAAAGGATGTATATAATAAAAAGAGAGCATTCGTTGTAACGGATTCCTTCCTTTACATGAACGGTTATACCAAACCGATTACAGATAAATTAGATGAAATGGGCATTGTTTATACGGTATTTTCCGACGTCCAGCCAGATCCGACTCTGGCAAATGCCCAGGCAGGTGCGGCAGCTATGAAGGCATTCCAGCCGGATACCATTATCGCTTTGGGCGGCGGTTCCGCTATGGACGCGGCCAAGATCATGTGGGTTATGTATGAGCATCCGGAAGTGGATTTCCAGGATATGGCCATGCGTTTTATGGATATCCGCAAGAGAGTTTACACATTCCCTAAAATGGGTGAAAAGGCTTACTTTGTGGCAATCCCAACTTCTTCCGGTACAGGTTCCGAGGTAACTTCATTTGCAGTTATTACCGATCAGGAAACAGGGGTGAAATATCCTCTTGCAGACTATGAATTAATGCCGGATATGGCGATCGTTGATGCAGACAACATGATGAGCCAGCCCAGAGGTCTTACAAGCGCTTCCGGTATCGACGTTATGACTCATGCATTAGAGGCTTATGCTTCTGTAATGGCTTCCGATTACACCGATGGCCTTGCACTTAAGGCAATGAAAAATGTATTCGACTATCTGCCAACAGCATACAACGACGGAACCAACGTAGAGGCAAGATGTAAGATGGCAGATGCTTCCTGTATGGCTGGTATGGCATTTAACAATGCATTTTTAGGTGTATGCCATTCTATGGCTCATAAATTAGGCGCTTATCATCACCTTCCCCATGGTGTTGCAAATGCCCTTCTGATCACCTTGGTCATGGAGTTCAATGCTTGTGAAGTTCCGACTAAAATGGGAACTTTCCCACAGTATGAGTATCCTCATACCCTTGCAAGATATGCAGAGTGCGCGCGTTTCTGCGGCGTGGAAGGCAAGGATGATGCTGAACTGCTTAAGAAACTCATTGTAAAGATTGAGGAATTAAAGAAAGCAGTGGGAATCAAGGCAAGCATTAAGGAATATGGCATTGACGAGAAACACTTCCTGGATACTCTGGATGAAATGGTTGAAAATGCATTTGATGACCAGTGTACAGGCGCAAATCCAAGATATCCTCTTATGAGTGAGATCAAGGAAATGTATTTAAAGGCTTACTACGGTAAATAA
- the nudC gene encoding NAD(+) diphosphatase, which yields MIQDIFPYVFHNEFEIKTPETDSYFLYFLDGRLLLNKKKSAKIPQFEDLKSLGEEAMSHSDYLFSIDQMDFFLTDEAMVTLTETDSLAFYQTGRIRDLEPMWVSFAAVSAMQLHRFYGSSRFCGCCGSPMMKSKKERSMVCSSCGNTVYPKISPAVIVAVTHNGKLLLTKYAGREYTRYALIAGYTEFGETLEETVSREVMEEVGLRVKNIRYYKNQPWGFSDSILVGYWAELDGSPQVCLDETELSTAEWMAPEDIPDDFTNLSLTHEMILLFKNRKVT from the coding sequence ATGATTCAGGATATTTTCCCCTATGTATTTCATAACGAATTTGAAATAAAAACACCTGAAACAGACAGCTATTTCCTGTATTTCCTGGATGGCCGTCTCCTCCTTAACAAAAAAAAATCAGCAAAAATTCCCCAATTTGAAGACTTAAAAAGCCTGGGTGAGGAAGCCATGTCCCACTCGGACTACCTTTTTTCCATTGATCAGATGGATTTTTTCCTTACCGATGAAGCCATGGTCACCCTGACAGAAACAGATTCCCTGGCATTTTACCAGACCGGCAGAATAAGAGACCTAGAGCCCATGTGGGTATCCTTTGCAGCTGTTTCCGCCATGCAGCTTCACCGTTTCTACGGCTCCAGCCGGTTTTGCGGCTGTTGCGGTTCTCCCATGATGAAAAGCAAAAAGGAGCGGTCCATGGTCTGCTCCTCCTGCGGAAATACTGTTTACCCGAAAATTTCCCCGGCTGTTATCGTGGCCGTCACTCACAACGGAAAACTTTTGCTGACCAAATATGCAGGAAGAGAATACACCCGGTATGCTCTGATCGCAGGCTATACGGAATTCGGTGAAACCCTGGAAGAAACCGTAAGCCGGGAGGTGATGGAGGAAGTAGGTCTTCGGGTCAAAAATATACGCTACTATAAAAACCAGCCCTGGGGCTTCAGCGATTCCATTTTAGTTGGATATTGGGCTGAGCTGGATGGTTCTCCACAAGTCTGCCTGGATGAAACAGAGTTATCCACAGCAGAATGGATGGCTCCTGAGGATATCCCTGACGACTTCACCAACTTAAGCCTGACTCATGAGATGATTCTTCTCTTTAAAAACAGGAAAGTAACTTAA
- a CDS encoding biotin transporter BioY — translation MNTAKTFETKTSSPARRRISTKELVLAGMFAAVLAVISQISIPLPTGVPITIQIFGVALIGTVLGWRLGFLATLIYILLGAVGLPVFSNFRGGIQALAGLTGGYIWGWLIMVILCGIRPKTGSKPLNTVLMFLLPILGTLVDETIGGLQWAALSGEMSVLGVFSYSMVAFVPKDIILTVIAVITGIPVRKAILRQ, via the coding sequence ATGAATACAGCGAAAACCTTTGAAACCAAGACCTCATCCCCTGCCAGACGCCGGATTTCAACAAAGGAACTGGTTCTGGCCGGAATGTTTGCGGCTGTCCTTGCCGTGATTTCCCAGATATCCATTCCCTTACCAACCGGTGTTCCCATTACCATTCAGATATTTGGAGTCGCTCTTATAGGGACCGTACTTGGATGGCGGCTGGGATTTTTAGCAACTCTTATTTACATCCTTTTAGGAGCCGTTGGCCTGCCGGTCTTTTCAAACTTTCGGGGAGGAATCCAAGCCTTGGCGGGACTTACCGGCGGTTACATATGGGGCTGGCTTATTATGGTCATCCTATGCGGAATCAGGCCGAAAACAGGCAGTAAGCCCTTAAACACAGTCCTTATGTTTCTTCTTCCCATCCTGGGAACTCTCGTGGATGAAACCATCGGAGGACTTCAATGGGCGGCATTATCCGGAGAGATGTCGGTCTTAGGCGTATTTTCCTACTCCATGGTGGCATTCGTGCCCAAGGACATCATCCTTACGGTAATTGCTGTCATCACCGGAATCCCTGTCCGAAAAGCCATTTTACGGCAATAA